The Bacteroidota bacterium region GATTTGAGATCTGAGATGTTGTACCTCCATTGCTCCATGCGAATGTATAACCCGGATTTCCTCCGACTCCTGTTGCGGTTGCTGAGCCTGTCGAAGCACCGCTACACGTTATATTTGTTGCAGTTGTTGTTACAGTAACAGGAGGATAAATTGTTACAACCGCGGTTGAAGTGGATGTATTCCCTCCCGCATCTCTTATTGTAACCGTATAAGTTGTTGTTGATACAGGGCATGGACTGATATTTTGTGTTGTCGCACCATTACTCCATGCATACGTATAGGGAGTTGTTCCACCTGCACCACTTGAGTTTACAGTAGCACAAGTACCAGGGCATACCGAACTGCCGGTAGCAGTTACAGAGGGGCCTGTAGAACAATTTATTACAGTTACCGTACTGTTAACAATAGTATTACACCCATTACCTGCAACAGTATGTTGAATATTGTAGGTACCAGCCGTTAAAAAAGTATAGGAGAAATTTGTAGTGGTACCGCTTACATTTGCAGGTGTTATGGGAGATATAACCCAGTTATATGTTATTCCGGCCCCGGGAGGAGTACCTGTATTTGTAAAACTCACCATTGTACCTATGCAAACTGTTCCAGTCGGTGACTGAACAAAAGATGCATTGTTACCCGGTGAAGAAGGTACCACAGCAGTTGCAGTCTGAGAGCAGCCGTAATAATCACTAACTAAAACTGTATAGGTTCCTGCTGCAAGATTTACAATAGTTGCACCGGTCTGTCCTCCAGGGGCCCAGCTATATGTTACTAAACCTGAATTTCCATTGACTGCTACATTTGCGCGGCCATTTGTATTACCACATGTGGTAGCAACAGAACTTGCAACCAATGTCATCGGTGGAGGCTTGGCAATGCTTACCGCTTGTGTTTGTGTGCAACCTTTCGAATCGGTTACCGTAGCATTATAGCTTCCTTGTGCCAAACCTGTAACTGTTTGTGCCGTTTGGCCCGTACTCCATAAATAAGTATAAGGCGAGCTTCCATTTGCAACATTTATTGTAGATGTTCCGGAATTAACGGTACATGACCACTGAGTGGAAAACCCCAAAACAATTGCGGGAGGTTGAGTAATGGTCACAATTTGTGTGGAAGTACATCCGCTCGCATCAGTGATCGAAGCTGAATAAGTCCCTGCAGCCAAACCCGTTGCGGTTGAAGATGTTTGACTGACCGGAGACCATAAATAAGTATAAGGACCCGTTCCTCCGTTTGCATTCACAGTAGCCGTACCGGTACTTTTTCCATTACAATTTATATTATTTTGGCTGACGGAAGTTGATAATCCACCCGTTGTACCCGTTATGATAACTGAAGCTGTTAATACAGAGAAACATGTACTTGTAGCGGTTACAGTATATGTGCCTGGACATAAATTACTAATCGTGTTTGTATTGCTGTTGCTGTTCAGCGTTTGGTTACCATTGCTCCAGGTGTAATTATACAAAGGCAAACCACAAGTTAAGCTTGCTGTTGCCGTTGCGTTGCAGGAACATCCGGATGTGTTATTAGTGGATTGTGTTGTTAATGTTACCGGTGAAGGTATGAACTTTACAATGCACCCATCATCCGATTGGCCTGGATTAGGATTATAATAAGCCCCTCCTCCAGGGTTAACAACAGGATAGCCAACGCCACCAACCCATTCCCCTGCCATGAACAAATTATTATTGCCATCCACCGCCAGCCCCTGTCGATGGTCACCTCCAGCACCTCCCATGTAAGAATTCCACAACAGTGTTCCGGAATTGGAAAAACAGGTGATTAACACATCATAGAGCCCACCTAATGTATTGTCAAAATAATTGGCAGGGCAGAAATTTTGAAAGGTAAAATTGGTGGAAAAAGTTTGAATCGCTACATACACATTCCCGCACAGGTCAATAGCCAGATTATCAGTATCCATATATACCTGAGAAAACGTCTCGAATTTACTTCCCCCATAAAAAGTCGCCCATTGTCGCTGCCCCGCGTTATTAAATTTCAGAATGAACGCGTCAGAATTGCCAGCGTAAAACTGGTTATAAGCACCAATACTACTCTGAACCGGGAAATTGGCACTACCGGTCATTCCGGTTACAAATACATTTCCGGCAGCATCTGTAGCGATGCAATTTCCTTCGTCAAGGCCCTTTCCTCCATAAAAAGTTGCCCACAGCAATGTCCCTGTGTTATTAAATTTCAGAATAAATGCATCACGATTTCCACCACCGTAGCCCAACTGATTATAAGTGCCGGCACCACCGTTTTGAACCAGGAAATTGGTGCTACTGGTATATCCTGTCACAAACACATTACCCCAAACATCGGTAGTAACAGAACGTCCCTCGTCCAGGTCACTCCCACCATACCATGTTGCCCAAAGCAACCCGCCCGCATTGTTAAATTTCAAAATGAAGGCATCCCTTAAAGCATCACCAGGAACCACCTGATTATAACTGCCAACATTGCTCTGAACGGGAAAATTTGGGCTAGCTGTATATCCCGTTACAAATATATTACCGACAGCATCTGTAGTGATGCTATATCCTTCGTCAACGCCAAATCCCCCATAAAAAGTTGCCCACAGCCTTGTTCCTGAGTTATTAAATTTCAGAATGAACGCGTCTTTCGTTCCACCACCGTGGCCCAGCTGATTATAAGCACCAAAGCTGCTCTGAACCGGAAAATTAGGATTGACGGTTTGCCCCGTTACCCACACATTCCCGGCAACATCTGTGGTGATGAAACATGCAAGATCATTCATGTTTCCGCTTCCGCCGTAAAAAGTCGCCCAAAGCCGTACACCCATGTTGTTAAATTTCAGAATAATTACAT contains the following coding sequences:
- a CDS encoding SBBP repeat-containing protein, with the translated sequence MKPVYSYTTVWLMLSINCFSAEKKSHDPDLTYKAEELISQHGQLHFLENKGQMVNTDNIPLPFVLFKTSGLGMDVYITENGLTYVFVKAEEEQSSSIKPFLSKAEGLCVTQERMNGGHEEENIKIEMAWVNMHLKDGSIKKENIIKEGESAEHFNYFYPHCPDGIYDVKQYEKITIQDVYPGIDWVFYNSSKTGMKYDFIVHPGADPAQIKLIYESENPLTIDRSGNINIPTPLGTLTENAPYSYVKETKAKVKSYFKKTIIDKHNVEISFQLETLNSKYKTLIIDPQLVWATYYSGDRTDGFTSAATDANGNLFITGYSGSTNFPVQSSIGSYYQGSTTSSEDVIILKFNNMGVRLWATFYGGSGNMNDLACFITTDVAGNVWVTGQTVNPNFPVQSSFGAYNQLGHGGGTKDAFILKFNNSGTRLWATFYGGFGVDEGYSITTDAVGNIFVTGYTASPNFPVQSNVGSYNQVVPGDALRDAFILKFNNAGGLLWATWYGGSDLDEGRSVTTDVWGNVFVTGYTSSTNFLVQNGGAGTYNQLGYGGGNRDAFILKFNNTGTLLWATFYGGKGLDEGNCIATDAAGNVFVTGMTGSANFPVQSSIGAYNQFYAGNSDAFILKFNNAGQRQWATFYGGSKFETFSQVYMDTDNLAIDLCGNVYVAIQTFSTNFTFQNFCPANYFDNTLGGLYDVLITCFSNSGTLLWNSYMGGAGGDHRQGLAVDGNNNLFMAGEWVGGVGYPVVNPGGGAYYNPNPGQSDDGCIVKFIPSPVTLTTQSTNNTSGCSCNATATASLTCGLPLYNYTWSNGNQTLNSNSNTNTISNLCPGTYTVTATSTCFSVLTASVIITGTTGGLSTSVSQNNINCNGKSTGTATVNANGGTGPYTYLWSPVSQTSSTATGLAAGTYSASITDASGCTSTQIVTITQPPAIVLGFSTQWSCTVNSGTSTINVANGSSPYTYLWSTGQTAQTVTGLAQGSYNATVTDSKGCTQTQAVSIAKPPPMTLVASSVATTCGNTNGRANVAVNGNSGLVTYSWAPGGQTGATIVNLAAGTYTVLVSDYYGCSQTATAVVPSSPGNNASFVQSPTGTVCIGTMVSFTNTGTPPGAGITYNWVISPITPANVSGTTTNFSYTFLTAGTYNIQHTVAGNGCNTIVNSTVTVINCSTGPSVTATGSSVCPGTCATVNSSGAGGTTPYTYAWSNGATTQNISPCPVSTTTYTVTIRDAGGNTSTSTAVVTIYPPVTVTTTATNITCSGASTGSATATGVGGNPGYTFAWSNGGTTSQISN